The genomic segment CTTAGCCAGATGAGTTCGTAGAGTTTCTGCTCGTCCTTTTCGAGATTCAATGTTTGCGGAGTTTTTGAAACATTAGTCGGCCTGATTGCTTCGTGCGCTTCCTGGGCTGACTTGCTTTTTGTTTTGTAAATCTTGGTTTTTTCCGGTAAATATTTTTTACCATAATTAGTAAGAATAAAACCTGCTGCCTGTTTTTGGGCAATTTTTGATACATCAAGAGAATCGGTTCTCATGTAAGTAATCAGTCCGTTTTCATATAATTTTTGAGCAATGGACATTGTTCTCGATGAACTAAACCCGAGTTTATTTATTGAATCCCGCTGAAGTGTAGACGTCATGAATGGCGGGAGCGGATTTTTAAAATGTTCGGTTTTATCAACCGAAGAGACAATAAATTCACTATTATTCAAATCACTAATAATTTTGCCCGCATCTTCTTCAGTGTTTATAGATGTTATTTTTACGCTGTATTTTTCCGCGAATAACGCATGGTTAATGGTAGAGTAATATTTTTTTTTATCTTTTTCAATCAAATCCGCGGCAAAACTCTGCTGATTTTTTTTCAACTGTGCAGATATCGTCCAATATTGCTGTGATTTAAAATCTTTAATTTCATTTTCTCTTTCAATTAACAACCGTAGGGCAACTGACTGAACTCGTCCTGCCGAAAGCCCTTTTCTTACATTTTTTCCCAAAAGCGGACTTATCTGATAACCAACCAGGCGGTCTAAAATTCTTCTTGATTGCTGGGCATTAACTAGATTTGTATCTATAGGACGGGGATTTTTAACTGCTTCTTCGATAGCTGCTTGCGTTATTTCATGGAAAACAATCCGTTTTACTTTTTTAATATTAAGTTTTGCCGCTTCAACTATATGCCACCCGATCGCTTCACCTTCCCGGTCATAGTCAGTTGCTATATAAACTTCTGGTGCTGATTTTGTAGCTGCAATTATTTCTTTTAAAACCTTCTCTTTGCCGGCAAGAATCTTATATGTCGGCTGGAAATCCTTCTTTACATTAACACCAAGATGCCGCCGTGGTAAATCAAGAATATGCCCCATAGATGCAATAATTTTGAATTTCCCTTTCAAGAAATTCGTCATTATCTTTGCTTTGGTCGGTGACTCAACAACTACAAGTGGACTTTTCATATTATTAGTTTATTCGCTCCATTCACCCACAATGAAAGGTGTGTAAATTCTTTTTTTCGCTCCGCCCTAATTATCATATTTCTTCCTTATGTACATTTTTCCGGGTAACTCAGAAATAAATCCGCCTATAATAAGCTCTAAAAGAACCGAAGAAAGTTTTTCAAACGGTATTTTTGTATTCTCGGCTATTAAATCGATATAAACCGGTTCAAAACTTATCGATTCAAAAACCAACTTAGCATCTTCACTTAAATTTTTATTTTGCTTTACCAACTTTAAATTTTTATTAGTCCTTTCAACAAAATTTTTCAAGATGTTGATTTCGCTTATAATATCATCAATCGTTTCAACAAGTTTCGCCCCTTGTTTTATCAGTTGATGGGTACCTTTTGAATATTTCGAAAAAATACTCCCGGGTACAGCAAAAACCTCCCTACCTTGTTCAATAGCATATTTTGCTGTTATTAAAGCACCGCTTTTTTCATCCGCTTCAACAACTATAACACCTAAAGAAAGACCGCTTATTAAACGGTTTCTACGGGGAAAATTTTGCCTGTCAGGTTTAGTATGCATACTAAATTCAGAAATCACAGCACCATTTTCAGCAATACGGTCTTCAAGTTTTCTATTTTCCGGCGGATAACAATTCGATAAACCATTCCCCAAAACAGCGATTGTTCTTCCTTTTTCTTCAACTGCTATCGTATGTGCTACAGTATCAATTCCCCTTGCCAGACCGCTTATCACTGTAATTCCTGCATTAACAAGTTCCCGCGCAAGATATTCACAAACAGACTTCCCGTAAGTTGTAATTTTTCTGGTTCCCACAACAGCAACTGAAACGACATCGCATTCCTTTACTTGACCTTTAACATAAAGAACAGGAGGATAATCGTAAATCGTCTTTAATACCTGCGGATACTCATCCATACCTGATGTAATAATATTTACATTATTAAAGGCCGCTTCTTCAATTTCTTTCCGAACATCTATTTTTTTTCGCTCAGCAACAATTACATTTGCAGTTTTTTCATTAATATCTTCAACCTGCAATAAATCACTTACAGACGACAATAGAACCTTTTCGATATTACCAAAGTAATCTAAAAGTTTCTTAAATTTAACAGGACCAATAACTGAAATTTGATTCAATATAAGCCAAGATTCTAACTCGGTAGGCATAGCAGGTCATTATATAACAAATGGAAAAAAAGTCAAGTTTCTCTATTCAAACAATTATTTTTATTAATAATTTTAATCTTTATAAAGGCCGGCGGGCACCCATAAATCTACTCTTGAAGTACATTTCATTAAGAGAACTAATAGTAACCTTTTGTGCACCGTAAGAGGCATGTATAAACTCATCATTACCAATATATAGTCCGACATGACTGATTCTTGACCCGTATGTATTCTTTTTAAAAAACACAAGATCTCCCGGCATCAACTCATCTAACTTTATTTTTTTACCGATTTTGAATTGTAAACGGGAAGTTCTTGGTAAAATAGTACCTAATGATTCATAAATCGTCTGTACAAAATAGGAACAGTCAATACCTTTTTCGGGATCCATACCGCCATATTTATATCTAACACCCAAAAAATCAAACGCAAAGTTAACTAATTCAGCAACTACTTCTTCTGAAATATCCACATCTTCTTCAGCAAGAACGGTTTTATTTTCATTAAACTCATCTACTAAGTTTGCAGATATATTCTCTTCTGAAAGCAACTTTGAAACGGCAAATTCTGCTTTTTCTTTTTCCTTATATGGACCGACTATTACTTTGTAATTATTATTGAAATTAAGCGTTGCGCTGTAGTTATGACTTGCAAGATAAACCAATAAATTCTTTGCAGACTCCTTATCTCTAAAAACCCCCGCTTGAATATAATATTCAGAGTAAAGAAAATTAAAAAATAAGAAGTAAGAAATAATAAACAAGAAAGTCTTTTTCATAATTGAATTTAATAATTTAACAGCATTTCATATTTTGTCTTTACTCTATATATATCAGGATAGTCCGGATATTCCTCCAATATCTTTTTGTACATATCTCTTGCCTGTCCAAATCTTTTAGTATCTTCGTAAATTATACCTATTAAATATAACGAGTCAACTTTATATTTAGATTTAGGATATTTTTCCACCAAATGGTTAAAACAAAATTCTGCTTTTTCATATTTAGATGCCGTTTGGTAAATATTCCCTAAATAAAACTGAGCCGTAGGCGCCCAATTTTCACCGGAGTTATCATCAATAAATTTTTGTAATTTTCCGGTTTTAACAAAATCGGTCGCCCAGTAAATAATTCCTATAACTATAAGAACAAAAAGTACGAACTTTCTCATTCTTTACAATTCCAAACTAATTTATTTACTTCTATTTTTTAACTGCCTCATCTTCTCATTCTACATAATTTTAGACAGTGTTATAATTATAAAGTATTTTTAGTGTTTTGTCAATAGTTTTTTAATTGTGGTAAAGAAAAAATGATATTATTGAGATGCCAGTTAGAAGTAGATATTCTTAATCATTTGAACTTATAGTTAATGGAAAATATGTGAGTGTCGCTAAGCGGATCAAACGGCAGATATGCATAATCAACTGTTATTAAATCAAAAACTATTCCAATCCCAAGCGTAATCCTTGAAGATGTCTCAAAAGACGAATCAAACTTATAACCACCCCTTAAATTTAGGATATCATAAATTAGTATTTCAGTACCGATATCAGCATAGGGTTTAGAGTCCCTCATTAATACAAAATCTGATGACATTAACAGGATTTTGCCGAGCGGGCGGTATGAAATCCCGGCAACGAATTTAGTAGGAAGGTTCTCTTTGACATCAATATATTTATGCCTTTTTAATTCTATATTCTGAATATTTAATCCGGCAGTAAATATTTTGTATGAATTTATTTTCTTTTCATATATAGTACCTATATCAATTGCCAGAGCAACAGATTTTTTATCATCAATTTTGCTTTCAATATACTTAGAACTTAACCCAAATGAAATGTTTTTATTTAACAAATATGAAATACCTATAACTGAAGATAAATCATGAGAACTGAACTCCTCTATTTGTGAAGTTTGAGTTTCCATTCCTTTAATCCCGCTTATGCCAAGATATTCGATACCAAATCCAAGTGAAAATCTGTTTCTTAACGGCATAATACAAGACACATTCTCAAATTTCATATCTTCAAGCCACTCGCTATGCGATAATGATACTTTCGTTTCATTCGTAAATCCCAAACCTGCAATATTATAAAAAACTGCTGTTGAATCATCCGATACCGATGTAAAAGCTCCTGCCATTGCCGATGCTCTCGCTCCTTTTGGTATCAGAAGAAATTCTGAGGAAGTTTTACCTGCAGCAGAAAGACCGCTATCCACAAGCAAGAAGCAAGAAGCAAGAAGCAAGATAGTTAATAACCTGTTGATATATAAACATCCCGGTATATGATAATTTATATTTTTCATCTTATTACCGCCAATTTGCCTTTTGTTTTGCCTCTGCCGTTTTTATCTTCAATATAATAGATATAAACACCCGAAGCAACGGATGGACACCAATTGTAAGTTCCGTCTGTTACTGCTTCAAATTCTTCGGCAAGACGCCCGGCAACAGTATAGATTCTAATATTTACATTTTCCGTAAGCCCATCAAATGTAACATGTGTGTGCCCCCTAGACGGTCTATACGGATTAGGATAAACAACAACGCTGTTTAAATTTAATTTTGTAACTTTTGCAAAAACACCAAATTTCGTAAAGTGGTTCACTTTTGCCGAAATAGTCTTGGATAATTTTGATGATAGTAAAACTTTTTTATTATTTTTATTATCTGAATTATTCGGGTTGTTTGTTCCGCCGTTTTTTGAATTATCCCTGCCGTCACCTTGCCCCGGATTAGTCCCGTCGCCAAGACCTGAACGGTTATCTACATTTTTCCATTCTTTCGCTTTTTCATCCAAATAACAAATAGTAAGATCTTCTGTTTTTACATCTGTTCCGTCAACAACACCATTATTGTCATCATCGGGAAACGGTAATGAGATTGTTATTTCTTCATCAAACTGCGATTGCCCATCCGTAAAACTAAATTCCCTGAAAACACCAACCGGTTCTATTGAACTATTCACTGCGGGAACCGGAACTTCAGTGGTTGCTAATTCCTTTATTTCCAATATACTTCCGTCTTCAACTACCCCTACCGGAACAATTGCACTGGTGCCATCAGCTATAATTACTTCTGTCTCAGCAGGTTCAGCGGTCGTAACAGACGTAACAGGCTCAGTAGGAACAACAGGAGTAACAGGTTCAGTAGGTGTAGTGATTTTTTCTTGTTTTATATGCTGATCATTTGGATTTACCGATGGATTTCCGTCTTCTGAAATATCCCAATTGGAATCATCCACGTAAACAGTAATTTCAACCGGATTTTCTTCCGGCAAATTTAAAAGGTCATATGCAATTGTACGAAGCCTGTATTCACCATTTTTTAATCCGGAAAGATTCCAATATACGGCAAAAGGCGGCTTTTTATCAATCATGTCTATTTTTGTCCATTCCTCACCGCTATCTTTATACTGGAATAAAACGCCTGTTGTATTAGCTGTGGCGTCAGCAATAACAGTAACCGCATTACCTTTTAAACGCTTACCATCTTTCGGTATTCTTATGCTTGCACTTGCTTCACTTTTTTTATTGATATTTACAGTGACATAATTTATATTTTGTTCTTCAGTACCTTCAATATCAACTACCCTTACTGCAAACTTATAAAGTCCTTCATCCAGCGATTGCGAAATCCATGATGATGCATCCGGCTCTGTTAGTTCTGCAACAGGGTTAGAATAATCAATAGTTCCATGTCCCTTATCCCAGTAAATATGATATTTTGCATAATACGACTTCTCGTAGTAACCCTCATTTTTATAGTAAATATTGTACAGATCCGTCATAGATGCTAATGAGGGTTCCCATTCTATTTTCGCTTTGCATTCTACCGTGGGATATCCTTTTAGATTTCTCACCTCTTCAGGATAAATATTAATTACTGAAAAAATTGCATATGTTCCTGTCCTGTCAACGAAAGTACTGCAATAATTTTGTGATATATTTGTAACTGTTTCAAAACCTCCAATCCATTTATGTTCAACTTCGTCATATCTCAGTATAACAAGTGTCGTCTCTTTTATACTTGTACCGTCAAGATAACCATCGTTGTCTAAATCTGCATATTGTATCACAATAGGAAGTTTTTGTGATATTATTGTATCACTGATTGTTTTAGTTACTCCACTACTTATAGGCTCCTCTGAAATAATTGTTCTTGGTTCAGAAACGCATATCATATTTGCCGGTTTTTCCAAAAGAATTTTTCCTGTTGTTGCAGCATCGGGTTGTGAAATAGAAATGTCTAAATTTGAAACCGCAATTTCTGGCGGTATTTTTAATATGGTTAAATATCTTTTTAAATGACTTATTTTTTCTTCTTCAAATAGTGCAGATTCCTCTTCTCCAGACAATAAAGGTCCTGATGTTTTTATCAGAATCCGTGAAGCAGGAATATCTTTAATGTTAACATCGCTGTTTTCAATTTCACTTGTAATCGGAACAATTGCAAATTTATATTCACCTACCGAATTGAGTTCCGGAGTCGTAATATTTTTATTTTCAGAATCAATAATACCGATCGGAGACGAATAGTCGATTGCGCCAGTTCCCCTATCGTAGTAAACTCTGTAAAATACTTTATCTAAACCGGCAAAATTAGTAATACCTATTAAATAATTATTGTTCTGTACTGCATTTACAGAAATATTGTCTAATTCAGGTAATGGAATTTCCTTTATTGATATTGTCTTAATGTCTGTTGTAGTTCTATTGCCGGATGAATCAATTGCTTCTACGTAATACGTTAAAGAAGATGAATTGTTATATTCTGCGGGAATAACTCCTGACCACAAATCACCGTTAATATTTATCATCTGCCAGGAATTTATGCCACTATGAAGAACAACAGAAGAAATTTTAGAATTATCATTAATATCAGCAACAACAGGTATGGAAAAGTATCTAAACTGACCATCCGCAACGGGTTGAAGTATTATAGAAGGGGCAATTATATCCGAGACAACATTAAAAGCATATTTTGATACTAAATTAAGTTTCTCTACCTGAGCTGTTATAACATAATGCCCTATGGAAAATGTTTTATTAATTTTTTCCGTGTAAGTTGTTTTACCCGGCTTTAAAGTACGCGGTGTTTCTGATAAAATAAATGTTTTATCGTCAGAATAACGATATAGATTGTCAATTGTAAAATCAAATATTTTTGTTGAAGGGAAATCTAAAACTTGGGTTGAAGCTGAAGTGTTTTCAAGTACAATTTCAACATCTACCGGCTCGCCATATAGATATGTTGTTTTTAATGTTTTGGCTGAAAATTCAATTGCTGAAATAACAGAAAATGTTATGCCGGAACCTACTTCGCCTTCAATACCTGCAAAATCAACTGCCTGAGAAACTACATTATAGAAATGAGCCACTTTCCATATAGAAACCAGCATAGAAAATGAATTTGCATCTTCGGTTCTAACCCAAATCTCGCTGGTATTCCAACCTTGTCCATCCCAGTATGTATTATCTGTTATATCTTTAAGGCAAACTCTTGTAAAAGCAACACCGGACGCAGAATCGTTTGACTGACCATAAATCTTTGGTATATCTGAATAAACTTGTTTGTTTCCCGGAAATGAAATACCTGAATATGGCGGGCGCAAATCTATTATATAGGTTATACCATTATCGGGTGTTTCAATATTGCCCGAATTATCAGTTGCACGTGATTTTATATTATAGGTGAGGTTTTCTGAAAAGTAGGTTGAAAATTTATATGTCCATGAAGATGTTCCCTGACATACAAGCCAGATAGGATTTTCCCCGACCCAGCATTTTCCATCCCAGTATGTTTTTGAATCGACCTGCTCAATTGCAATTTCCACTTTTTTTGTATCATAAGAGGCTGTCCCGTTTATCGGTATGTATTGGATACTATAGGCAGATTTATAAGGACTAAGAATTGTAGAAACAGCATAAATTTTTTGCGTACTAAATCCAAAAATTAAAAAACACAGGAAAACAAATTTTAAGAATGTTTCTTTATATTCTTCCGGATCCAGGTCACTTTCACTTTTTATATTTATTAAACGTAAAAACCAATCTAAAACCGACACTCTATTGCCATTAAGTTTTATAGCAATAGGATATTGGTTCAAACCGGTCTTTGCCTGTTTATTATAGTTCGGTAGTTCAGCCATCTTGATTCAGTCCCTTTTATAAGGACCGCCTCTTAGATTCTGTAACTTTGCGCCCCCCCAGGAGAAACCGTTCTTATGTTCTAATGTTCTCACGTTCTCATGCTCTTTAGATTCTTAAGCACTCAAGAACTTACGAACATTAGAACTATCTCTGAGAGTTTGCCTTTTTCGACTTAACAGTCAATAAATAAAAAACCGAATTACCTTATAATTGTCACATGCAAATGCAAAATTTGCAAATAAAATATGACAATTAGCTCGGCAACTCGGCAGACCTTAAAAATCTGGATTTGACTGTTTAATTACAGTTAAACACGATAAAACGGCAGCCAGACAAACCTTAAAGGTTCCGTAGCTTTGCGCCTGCCGATTGTAACACCGGCATTTGCCTTTTTCGTTACTTCCTTCACCATAATTATAAAGTATTTTTAGGCATTTGTCAAGTACTTTTTTGACGTTATCGTCGGTATTTTGGACTAATAATTCAGCTGATAATTTACACATTTTTATCTTAAAAGGGTCATTACAAAAGCGGAAACAACGGGAATAAGTAAATTGTCTTTGACTGGCAGGATTTCAATAATTGTCGCGGCAACTGAACCTAATATTATTTGCAAAAAAGTTATTTGACTAAAATATTTAAATAAAAATCCGGTAACCAGGCAGGCTAATAAATTAGCAGCTGATCCTTCCCAACTTTTCTTCCTGCAAATCTTATGACGGCCGCATCTTTCACCTACCAGGGCAGCAAAACCGTCGCCAAAAGTAAGAAAAAAAATGGCGAGGAGTGCATATTTCTTTTCAAAAAAATATATTGTAAAAAAAATACCGGAAAGCGAATAAACAAGGGTAGATGTGTTATTTATCTCTTCTGCTCTACAAATATCTCCAAACATTTCTAGATATTTTTGGTTAAGTTTTTCATTTTTTTGCCGCATTAACTCAAAAATTACTACAAGTATTATTAAAATACCCAGAATTATAAGCACTTTATATCTTGAAAATAAAAAAATATAAAAAATCGGTACCAACAATATACACCAATGCGATAATTTTCTTTTAAATTCGGGACTCATAATAAAACCAATCAATTTCCTAATATTATCTTATAATCTTCTCTGTGTATTTGCGAATTTCCCTCAACATTCATTTTTCTGCCTATTTTATCCTCAATCTTTTTTACATACTCTTCATCGAATATTTCTGCAATATCCGGATGTACTATAAGGCGAACTGGCTGTTCTCCGCCGCGAGTAACAAGTTTTATTATTTCCTTTTTTATCTTTATAGCCATTGTTTCTCTTGACAAAACCTTACCGCTGCCCTCACAATAAGGGCAAGTCTCAGATAAAAAATTAACAATACTTTCCATTTTTCTCTGCCTTGTCATTTCAATAAGCCCTAATTTTGTAACAGGTAAAACTTCCGTTTTTGCCTTGTCTTTTTTCACAAGTTCGGTTAAAAGTCTGAATACTTTTTTCCTGTCACTTGAATGTTTCATATCAATTAAATCAAGAACAATTATCCCGCCAATATTTCTTAAACGCAATTGGGCGGCAATCTCATAAATGGCCTCAATATTTGTCTTTAAAACTATCTCATGTATAGAACCTGCTTTGGTAAACTTACCGCTATTAACATCAATGGCGCACAATGTTTCAGCTTCCTGTATTATTATATACCCGCCGGACGGAAGCTTAATTTTTTGTTTCTGAATATTTTTAATCTGCTGTTCAACATTATTCATATCAAAAATCGGTGTCTTACCTTTATATAAGTGAATTTTATCCTTAAATCTTGGAGATACCATCTCGACAAAATTAAGAGTATCTTCATATTCATCCTTCGAGTCAATGAAAAATGCGCTAACTTCATCATTAAGATAATCTCTCACTGTTTTGAAAACTAATCCTAAATCTCTATGTAAAAGCGAAATACCGGGTGCTGATTCATATTTCCTGTTAATTGTTTCCCACAATCTTACCAGGTATTTTATCTCGCGCTTAAAAACATCTTTTTCTTTGCCCACGCCTTCGCTTCTTACGATTAAACCGCCGGTCGCCGGTTTTATTTCTTCTATTATTGACTTGAGACGGAACCTTTCTTTATCATCACTAATGTTTTTTGAGATACCCACATTGAAAGAACTGGGCATATAGACCAGATAATGACCGGGAAGAGAAATCTGCTGGGTTAGTTTACAACCTTTAGTACCAAGCGCGCCTTTAGTAACCTGAACGAGTATATTTTTTACTTTTGGCAGTTCTGATTTACTAATCGTCAATTCTGAAAATGGAAGATATCCATTTTTTGAAACACCTATATTAACAAAAGATGCCTGGATGCCGTCAAGCACCGATACAACTTTACTCCTGTAAATATTGCCAACAAGATTTTCCTCACCTAATCGCTCAATAAACAAATCTGTAAGATGTCCATCCTCTACTATTGCAACTCTTATTTCATCTTCGGTACAATTTGCCAAAATTTCTTTCATTATATTACCTCACTGAGATTGTTAAAAAAAAACAACAATCTCTGATTACACCGATTAAAACCCAACGGCAGTATCTGTGTAATCAAAACCGTTGAGTATTTTCTCAACGGTCTATTTACTGTTTTATCAGTCTTCCATCTTCTGTTTCATAAAAAAGCTCGTCTCTGTTTATAATCAAAGCTGACCTTTCACTATCATTTAAATTAAATATCTTTTGAATAATCATATCCGGTTTAACAGTCTTCCTTGGTCCAAACCTGACCAACATTTCTATTTTACCGTCAATATTTTTTATATCAATTACAAGCGGTCTGACATCAATTTCTCTTTTATTTTTATCTGTCAGCCGTTCTACTAAAAGTTCCTTCAACTCAAAAAAATCTTTTATTCTTACCGGTATCATATTTTCAGATGTAGTTAACCATTTAACAGAATATTTAGCTACATTCATTGATAACTCCATAGACTTTGCTGCAACGGGAACAGACGTAACAGCTAAAATTCCAAGAGAAGAAGGCATGCTCAATAAAAGAGATTTCTTGACTTCTTCAGGAATTACCCTGCTAACCATCTCCATATCAAAAATTTCACATGTAGAAGTGTAACCGACAGAAAGCGGGGGACCGAATGCAATTTTTAACT from the Elusimicrobiota bacterium genome contains:
- a CDS encoding NlpC/P60 family protein; translated protein: MKKTFLFIISYFLFFNFLYSEYYIQAGVFRDKESAKNLLVYLASHNYSATLNFNNNYKVIVGPYKEKEKAEFAVSKLLSEENISANLVDEFNENKTVLAEEDVDISEEVVAELVNFAFDFLGVRYKYGGMDPEKGIDCSYFVQTIYESLGTILPRTSRLQFKIGKKIKLDELMPGDLVFFKKNTYGSRISHVGLYIGNDEFIHASYGAQKVTISSLNEMYFKSRFMGARRPL
- a CDS encoding tetratricopeptide repeat protein translates to MRKFVLFVLIVIGIIYWATDFVKTGKLQKFIDDNSGENWAPTAQFYLGNIYQTASKYEKAEFCFNHLVEKYPKSKYKVDSLYLIGIIYEDTKRFGQARDMYKKILEEYPDYPDIYRVKTKYEMLLNY
- a CDS encoding Rne/Rng family ribonuclease, which produces MKEILANCTEDEIRVAIVEDGHLTDLFIERLGEENLVGNIYRSKVVSVLDGIQASFVNIGVSKNGYLPFSELTISKSELPKVKNILVQVTKGALGTKGCKLTQQISLPGHYLVYMPSSFNVGISKNISDDKERFRLKSIIEEIKPATGGLIVRSEGVGKEKDVFKREIKYLVRLWETINRKYESAPGISLLHRDLGLVFKTVRDYLNDEVSAFFIDSKDEYEDTLNFVEMVSPRFKDKIHLYKGKTPIFDMNNVEQQIKNIQKQKIKLPSGGYIIIQEAETLCAIDVNSGKFTKAGSIHEIVLKTNIEAIYEIAAQLRLRNIGGIIVLDLIDMKHSSDRKKVFRLLTELVKKDKAKTEVLPVTKLGLIEMTRQRKMESIVNFLSETCPYCEGSGKVLSRETMAIKIKKEIIKLVTRGGEQPVRLIVHPDIAEIFDEEYVKKIEDKIGRKMNVEGNSQIHREDYKIILGN
- a CDS encoding BsuPI-related putative proteinase inhibitor, producing MAELPNYNKQAKTGLNQYPIAIKLNGNRVSVLDWFLRLINIKSESDLDPEEYKETFLKFVFLCFLIFGFSTQKIYAVSTILSPYKSAYSIQYIPINGTASYDTKKVEIAIEQVDSKTYWDGKCWVGENPIWLVCQGTSSWTYKFSTYFSENLTYNIKSRATDNSGNIETPDNGITYIIDLRPPYSGISFPGNKQVYSDIPKIYGQSNDSASGVAFTRVCLKDITDNTYWDGQGWNTSEIWVRTEDANSFSMLVSIWKVAHFYNVVSQAVDFAGIEGEVGSGITFSVISAIEFSAKTLKTTYLYGEPVDVEIVLENTSASTQVLDFPSTKIFDFTIDNLYRYSDDKTFILSETPRTLKPGKTTYTEKINKTFSIGHYVITAQVEKLNLVSKYAFNVVSDIIAPSIILQPVADGQFRYFSIPVVADINDNSKISSVVLHSGINSWQMININGDLWSGVIPAEYNNSSSLTYYVEAIDSSGNRTTTDIKTISIKEIPLPELDNISVNAVQNNNYLIGITNFAGLDKVFYRVYYDRGTGAIDYSSPIGIIDSENKNITTPELNSVGEYKFAIVPITSEIENSDVNIKDIPASRILIKTSGPLLSGEEESALFEEEKISHLKRYLTILKIPPEIAVSNLDISISQPDAATTGKILLEKPANMICVSEPRTIISEEPISSGVTKTISDTIISQKLPIVIQYADLDNDGYLDGTSIKETTLVILRYDEVEHKWIGGFETVTNISQNYCSTFVDRTGTYAIFSVINIYPEEVRNLKGYPTVECKAKIEWEPSLASMTDLYNIYYKNEGYYEKSYYAKYHIYWDKGHGTIDYSNPVAELTEPDASSWISQSLDEGLYKFAVRVVDIEGTEEQNINYVTVNINKKSEASASIRIPKDGKRLKGNAVTVIADATANTTGVLFQYKDSGEEWTKIDMIDKKPPFAVYWNLSGLKNGEYRLRTIAYDLLNLPEENPVEITVYVDDSNWDISEDGNPSVNPNDQHIKQEKITTPTEPVTPVVPTEPVTSVTTAEPAETEVIIADGTSAIVPVGVVEDGSILEIKELATTEVPVPAVNSSIEPVGVFREFSFTDGQSQFDEEITISLPFPDDDNNGVVDGTDVKTEDLTICYLDEKAKEWKNVDNRSGLGDGTNPGQGDGRDNSKNGGTNNPNNSDNKNNKKVLLSSKLSKTISAKVNHFTKFGVFAKVTKLNLNSVVVYPNPYRPSRGHTHVTFDGLTENVNIRIYTVAGRLAEEFEAVTDGTYNWCPSVASGVYIYYIEDKNGRGKTKGKLAVIR
- a CDS encoding SEC59/DGK1/VTE5 family protein, translating into MSPEFKRKLSHWCILLVPIFYIFLFSRYKVLIILGILIILVVIFELMRQKNEKLNQKYLEMFGDICRAEEINNTSTLVYSLSGIFFTIYFFEKKYALLAIFFLTFGDGFAALVGERCGRHKICRKKSWEGSAANLLACLVTGFLFKYFSQITFLQIILGSVAATIIEILPVKDNLLIPVVSAFVMTLLR
- the topA gene encoding type I DNA topoisomerase, which produces MKSPLVVVESPTKAKIMTNFLKGKFKIIASMGHILDLPRRHLGVNVKKDFQPTYKILAGKEKVLKEIIAATKSAPEVYIATDYDREGEAIGWHIVEAAKLNIKKVKRIVFHEITQAAIEEAVKNPRPIDTNLVNAQQSRRILDRLVGYQISPLLGKNVRKGLSAGRVQSVALRLLIERENEIKDFKSQQYWTISAQLKKNQQSFAADLIEKDKKKYYSTINHALFAEKYSVKITSINTEEDAGKIISDLNNSEFIVSSVDKTEHFKNPLPPFMTSTLQRDSINKLGFSSSRTMSIAQKLYENGLITYMRTDSLDVSKIAQKQAAGFILTNYGKKYLPEKTKIYKTKSKSAQEAHEAIRPTNVSKTPQTLNLEKDEQKLYELIWLRFIASQMVSAVVNSVVVDIKAGEYIFHATGSSIKFDGYLKAYPEESKNTMLPDLTEGEKLELENLIPKQHSSEPPPRYTEASLIKILEERGIGRPSTYAPTVSTLRFRGYIIIEKMRIIPQKVGFTVIDILKKYFPDILDLNFTAEMEEKLDNIAEGKVEWKKMLSDFYIPFSKTLDNAKLNMENVKQVIKTDEKCAKCGSEMVIRDGKFGQFMACSNFPKCRNTMSLDKEGKKITPEKTDKVCEKCGEPMVIRSGRRGTFLACSGYPKCRNTKSIDQEKQSPPSET
- a CDS encoding PorV/PorQ family protein, which translates into the protein MKNINYHIPGCLYINRLLTILLLASCFLLVDSGLSAAGKTSSEFLLIPKGARASAMAGAFTSVSDDSTAVFYNIAGLGFTNETKVSLSHSEWLEDMKFENVSCIMPLRNRFSLGFGIEYLGISGIKGMETQTSQIEEFSSHDLSSVIGISYLLNKNISFGLSSKYIESKIDDKKSVALAIDIGTIYEKKINSYKIFTAGLNIQNIELKRHKYIDVKENLPTKFVAGISYRPLGKILLMSSDFVLMRDSKPYADIGTEILIYDILNLRGGYKFDSSFETSSRITLGIGIVFDLITVDYAYLPFDPLSDTHIFSINYKFK
- the dprA gene encoding DNA-processing protein DprA; its protein translation is MPTELESWLILNQISVIGPVKFKKLLDYFGNIEKVLLSSVSDLLQVEDINEKTANVIVAERKKIDVRKEIEEAAFNNVNIITSGMDEYPQVLKTIYDYPPVLYVKGQVKECDVVSVAVVGTRKITTYGKSVCEYLARELVNAGITVISGLARGIDTVAHTIAVEEKGRTIAVLGNGLSNCYPPENRKLEDRIAENGAVISEFSMHTKPDRQNFPRRNRLISGLSLGVIVVEADEKSGALITAKYAIEQGREVFAVPGSIFSKYSKGTHQLIKQGAKLVETIDDIISEINILKNFVERTNKNLKLVKQNKNLSEDAKLVFESISFEPVYIDLIAENTKIPFEKLSSVLLELIIGGFISELPGKMYIRKKYDN